Within Candidatus Neomarinimicrobiota bacterium, the genomic segment TGAACCCCTTTGTCCAGGTGAACGGTTTCGAGATGATCCTGTCCCTCACTATCCTGCCAAACAAGGTCCAGATCCATTTCAAAAAGTTCCACACCCTTATCCTGATCCACCTGTGTTTGCTCAATGGTAAATTTCCCACGACCCTTTTTGTTATCATATTCAAAAGCTGCTTTTAGAATAGGATACCCCTTGGATCTGAACCACATGTCAAAAAAACTGTCCAGATTTAGACCGGAATGTTTTTCGATACAGCGTTGAAAGTCCAATGATTTTACTGTTTTCCGGGCGTAGGTATTCACATAGTCCTGGACACCGGCCCAGAATTCCCCATCTCCGACCAAATGTCGCAGCATGTGTAGACGCCAGGCACCGCCGGGATAAAGATGCATGTCAAACATGTTCCAACTGTGATCATATTCCCGGGTGATAATGGGACGTACATATTTATTTTTTGCCTCACCCATATAGCTGAGAGCCTCTTCAGCCATTTGCCAATCCATGGCATCTTTACCTTCAGAATCCTCCAACCAAACTGACTCAATGTAGGTTGCCCAGCTCTCTTTAAGCCAGACATGGGCAAAATCATAGGCTACGATGGCATCCCCAAAATAGGAGTGGGACATTTCATGCACATTGATTAGATCCATGATATACTGCCACTCCAGCGCCATGGTCTCATCCAGCATGAATTTGTCATCCCAGGTCACCAGAGAGATATTCTCCATGGCTCCGCCAATTTCACGACCAGCTACCTGATAGTATTTGGGATAAGGGAAATCCATACCAAGCTTCTTTTGCATCCAGATCAACATCTTGCGAGTTGCACCAAAAGTGCGTTTCAGCTGTTCTGGTGTATAAGATTTATCCGCAAAGTAAGCGATGGGTAGTTTGCCCAGAGGTTCATCCTGGTATTCTGAAAATTCACCGATTGCAATGCAGGCGAGGTAACTCGGGCAAGGGTAATCCAGCTTCCAATGAGCTGTTTTCAGACCTGCTTCCACTTTTTCTGAGATCAGCGCTCCATTGGCCAGGATGGTCAACGATTCTGGAGCAGTAAGATAATATTCCATTTTAGAGCGAACGGTGGGAAAGTCTATACAGGGGAACCAATAGCGAGCGCGCTCCGTCTCATTGTCAGTGATAGCATACAGGGGAAATTGGGGACGCTGTTCATCCGGTTGTGAAAATTTAAGGCCTGTGAGTGGTTCCTTGATGGAATAGTCGATTCGGATCACGCGTTCCTCACCGGCTGATAATCCCGATTGAAAGTATAGCTTGATCAACTGGTCATCATAGCTGTGAGTAAGAGCTTTCCCTGAAACATCCTGCACGATGAGGTCATCAAAGTCCACCGCATCAAGCTTGAGAGACTGCGCGCCCTCAACATTGGCTCGAATGGTAATCAAGGCATATCCAGTGGCAGCCCGTCCCTGAAGATCGATGGTCAGGTGAATCTCGGTATGGATCGGTTCCAGCTTCAAATCTGGTGCATAATTTTTAGTTGCTCCCGGGAGGGTAAAACCATCATGAAGTGACTGTCTACGTTGTTGTAATTGCTTATATTTCATACTTGATCCTTCGAAATTATTTGGAAAATGCGGATAACGGGACTTCGAACCAATCGCGTTGTTCATTGGTAATGATCAAGGTGTTGGCATCCTTAAAACAAATGCCTTCTGCCTGATCCACTTTTAGTAAGTTTACTGATTGGGGTGTTTGAGACAGGAAGTCATCACCCCTTTTGGGCCTGGGAAAATACCAGATCGTGGAAACCAGGGGATTTTGGGCAAGCACAACCAGAGCTGATTCATCTGGAGCAATATCAGCATCGGTGACCCAGCCTCCCAGATTCTCTTTACGGCTGATGTATTTCAACACGTTTACTTTGGAAGTATGCCGCGTATCCATCCGATAAAGTTTGGTGGCCGGAGACGGTTTAAAAATGTGTTGATCAGAGCGATGTTTGGTAAGAAAATAGATTTTTCCCTTGAATGTATAAATGGCTTCGCAATCGTACTCCCACTCAGATGGAGGATATTTATGTTGATCCTCATAGCGCACTGGATACCAGGCCAGGGGTCTGATCTTGCGAGATGCATGAGGGTTGGGTTCAGGAATCAGATAAACCCCCAGATCACGCCGGGCGTTCCCGTTATTCCCGATATCGCCAATGACCAGTGTGTCACCCAATACAGCCATCGATTCCCAATCATACAAAGTGGCTTCAATAACTTCCATACCTGGGTAAATCCTGTCTTCCTGATCACCATAATATTTTTGTAGGTACCCCGGAATGATAATTTCTCCCTCAATATTCAGGGGAAAGATATACGGTTCTGTATCTGAGTCGTTGGATACCCAGAAAACATTATCATAGGTACGACTCTTGACAATAGCGCTCTGTTCATCGATGGAAGGATGGTCAACTCTACATATTTTGACTTGTCCAAAAACCAGGGATGTGATTCCCAGAATGTAAACAACGAGGATCAGAAAAGGATTTTTCATGAAACTCACTCCCCCATTTATTGATGGAATTCTCTGTAAAAGAAGCTCGACATTTGATGCAAATAATGTAAATACTGACATGAGTGCAAATTCACCAATTGGCGGAGGAAATCAAGCGAAAATCTGGTTAAACCGGCGCTATCATAACTACAATTATTATTTGCAAAACACGTATGGGGAGAAGATTCGCAAAGTCTCATTGCATGGAGGATTCACCTGTCCCAATCGGGATGGCAGCAAAGGCTTTGGTGGTTGTATCTATTGTAATAACGACAGCTTTGTGCCCCATTATATCAACCATAACATGTCCATTCCTGGTCAGATGGAGGCCTCCATTCCTTTCATGCAGGAAC encodes:
- a CDS encoding M1 family metallopeptidase translates to MKYKQLQQRRQSLHDGFTLPGATKNYAPDLKLEPIHTEIHLTIDLQGRAATGYALITIRANVEGAQSLKLDAVDFDDLIVQDVSGKALTHSYDDQLIKLYFQSGLSAGEERVIRIDYSIKEPLTGLKFSQPDEQRPQFPLYAITDNETERARYWFPCIDFPTVRSKMEYYLTAPESLTILANGALISEKVEAGLKTAHWKLDYPCPSYLACIAIGEFSEYQDEPLGKLPIAYFADKSYTPEQLKRTFGATRKMLIWMQKKLGMDFPYPKYYQVAGREIGGAMENISLVTWDDKFMLDETMALEWQYIMDLINVHEMSHSYFGDAIVAYDFAHVWLKESWATYIESVWLEDSEGKDAMDWQMAEEALSYMGEAKNKYVRPIITREYDHSWNMFDMHLYPGGAWRLHMLRHLVGDGEFWAGVQDYVNTYARKTVKSLDFQRCIEKHSGLNLDSFFDMWFRSKGYPILKAAFEYDNKKGRGKFTIEQTQVDQDKGVELFEMDLDLVWQDSEGQDHLETVHLDKGVQIFQIKMDEPKHIILDPHMKALFEAEFNPGDEKLRHLLMNGQTVRSMMQAVSELAKTGKRKNLQAIRDYLENEKRWGLRIHAYRSLEKVGNPYAYDLLADLLIREQDPMVIEAAANACGAHRYPSLRTAILTKLQEKSLPYRGQMALLESLGKQGDASDLPLLETNSKQDGWRNLVRAGAYLGLGASRSEAAWETLHVGMEHPVHFFDEKIARLEAITNLRDWLPIHLRKQASQALCDATEDPSYSVNITAAHNLGAARISEGLASLKALFTRLPVQDHPLIKRQIQLIQASGDSAENKKLQKQLDELNEKYAGMEKRLQEVEAEK